Part of the Brevibacillus marinus genome, ACGATCATTGATTACGGGGACAGATACTCCTTTTCCCCCATCTAAGTACGAGAGGAACGAGCATAATGCTTTCAGCCGCTCTTTGTGCCTTCCTGGGACAAAGTAGATACCCCCTGAAGGGCGTACCGGTGTAGGAGCCATGCTTTTCAAAATGCTGTACACCATTTGGCGGACGGCTTGGCTGCTATAATTATTTAGGTAATGATAAAACAGATTAACTGCTTCTTGTGCCAATTCTTCCGCAGCTTTTGAAAAAGCTGTTACATCAATTGTGCTGTACTCCCTGGACAGCACAAGTATCGCTGCTCTTGGGTCGTAATCCAGTCTACGTCCATTTCTGTCCACCGTTTCGCACACGATGTTCCTTTGGATCATGGAAGCATCCGATGCTACCTCTCGAATGAGGAAGTTAAAGTGAATACCCTCCTGATCCGAAAACCTTTTACATTCTACGGCTTTTGTGGCTCTTCTAAAGGCATCTGGTACTCGGATCTCACCTGGTAACCACTCATCCCCTAATCCTGCTTTCCGGAGACTGTCTCGCAGCAAATCCCGACTATACAGGGATTCGCTAAGACTGTACCATGTTAAATACCCCAGCACATGACTGGTTTCGTTTTGTACAACCGCAAGGTTTTTCAATTCCATTTGGATTCCTCCTCTTGCTATTGGATATTTAAATATAAAAAAGGCACATCTCCTAAACCGATTAGGAAATGTGCCTTTTATTACCATATTCTGATGTACGCCACACGGCGTACATTTCTACCGATGTATCAAGCGTAAACACATACGCTTCCGGGCAGATTTTCGTCCTGCCGGCCATCCTCTTTGGTGGCATCCAAAGAGGCTAGGGAAAGGAGCGTACCTTTCGGTTACTCCACTGCCGAGCTTTCGCTGACGGTCACCCCAATCCTTTCCTGCTCGCATTCAGATGCGGGGAATCCATACGGGGAGTGCTGAGTGGTCAAAGATAGGCTCAATCCGTTCTGCTCGGAAATGCTAACGGGATCTCCGGGAACCATGAGAGCATGCTGCACTGTGTATTGTCCCTACACAGGATCAACGGCCAGCCCCGATCTTGGCTGGTGACGTTCACTTGGTGGTTGGACCTATGCCAAGGGTACCCAACAAAACCAAGTAATAATATATATACTTATTATACTCAATCCATGATTGGTGAACAAGAAGAAATTAACATATCCCTTTTCCCCTTATTTACTCAAAAAAACTCGAGTTATCAACCACTATATTTGAACAA contains:
- a CDS encoding DUF6744 family protein, translated to MELKNLAVVQNETSHVLGYLTWYSLSESLYSRDLLRDSLRKAGLGDEWLPGEIRVPDAFRRATKAVECKRFSDQEGIHFNFLIREVASDASMIQRNIVCETVDRNGRRLDYDPRAAILVLSREYSTIDVTAFSKAAEELAQEAVNLFYHYLNNYSSQAVRQMVYSILKSMAPTPVRPSGGIYFVPGRHKERLKALCSFLSYLDGGKGVSVPVINDRDSRDMIREGLKDHLKSVLESCHQGIKRNLPKNQLKVLLHDARSVIGDFKDYEAILQEEVENMNTYIDLIRQQVKVLMDKITE